Proteins from a genomic interval of Crassostrea angulata isolate pt1a10 chromosome 7, ASM2561291v2, whole genome shotgun sequence:
- the LOC128155289 gene encoding metallophosphoesterase MPPED2-like, producing MLRQILQRFRISHETRMEPLTTEQKRKVKIKPDPDAHHTNKKWDKLKVKQAWKRVTLVDPASGPVTEDCVRFVCISDTHRKLFIIADRIPDGDVLLHAGDFSNVGLPTDVKEFNDILGRLPHKHKIVIAGNHDITFDEEMLQTDINLRRFGLDVEKVKSDLTSEGVSSVKDLLTNCVYLEDAGVELYGIKIYGSPWQPVFCDWGFNLERGKPCLDKWNLIPCDTDILITHGPPLGHGDKCFDGIRAGCVDLLNTIQQRVQPKYHVFGHIHEDYGCTSDGITTYINASTCTLEYKPTHPPVVFDFPLPPGHTKDEVIGSIQKASQKN from the exons ATGTTGAGACAGATCTTGCAAAGGTTTAGAATCTCGCACGAAACAAGAATGGAACCTCTCACAACTGAACAGAAGAGGAAGGTTAAAATCAAACCTGACCCAGATGCACATCACACAAATAAGAAATGGGACAAGTTAAAGGTTAAGCAGGCCTGGAAAAGGGTGACTCTGGTTGACCCGGCAAGTGGTCCAGTGACAGAAGACTGTGTACGATTTGTATGTATATCTGACACGCACagaaaacttttcataatcGCTGATAGGATTCCAGACGGAGATGTTCTGCTACATGCAGGGGACTTCAGCAATGTGGGCTTGCCTACAGATGTCAAggaatttaatgatattttag gaAGACTACCTCACAAACACAAAATAGTGATTGCTGGTAATCATGACATAACTTTTGATGAGGAGATGTTGCAGACAGATATAAACTTGAGGAGGTTTGGTCTGGATGTGGAGAAAGTTAAGTCAGACTTGACCTCTGAGGGAGTGAGCAGTGTCAAAGACCTTCTAACAAACTGTGTGTACCTAGAAGACGCAGGGGTCGAGCTGTACGGCATCAAGATCTACGGATCTCCATG GCAGCCAGTTTTCTGTGACTGGGGGTTCAACTTAGAAAGAGGAAAGCCGTGTTTAGACAAGTGGAATCTGATTCCCTGTGATACAGACATCTTGATAACACATGGACCACCTTTAG GCCACGGAGACAAATGCTTTGATGGAATAAGAGCTGGATGTGTGGATCTCCTCAATACAATACAGCAGCGAGTTCAGCCCAAGTACCATGTGTTTGGACATATCCACGAAG ATTACGGCTGTACCAGTGACGGCATCACCACTTACATTAATGCCTCTACCTGTACCCTGGAGTACAAGCCGACCCACCCCCCAGTAGTGTTCGACTTCCCCCTCCCACCGGGCCACACAAAGGATGAGGTCATAGGAAGCATACAGAAAGCCAGTCAGAAAAATTAA